GGTCGTACCCAGAGATACACAGGCACGAGCTTGGCAAGCGGAACCATAGTCGCGATGGTGAAGGCCTGCGCGATATTTCCAAAAACAGCGGCCGTCGCAATGACGACCAGAACCCTGGAAAGACGCCGCGCCGACTTCGCACGTGACGTTTGGAAGGCCTCTACTTCAATGTAGTGCGCGGCAAGCGCTCCTCGCTCCACCAGGAGAGCATGTTCAGCGCTCTTCATTTGGCTCTCCCGTACATTCGAACTGGAGATCTGAAGCCGTGGGTTGCCAACGCTCCACATTCAGCTGAAACGCGGCACCCTTGCAGGTCGCCAGGGTATCACTTGTTTTGCAAGCGGCCAAAGCGAGGAATAGGATTAGAGAACAATACTTCATGCAATCAACCTGTTAGTTCTTTGTCATTGCGTTCAACGGCGCGCAACTTGGGCCAACTGGCGGCTAAGGCTGCTGAGAGATTTATTCGAGCCTGACCAATGAGCACCTGCAATATTGCCCGCGATCACCGGAAGCGCGACGATCAGGGCGTCCCCAGCTAGAAAGAGCATGTCGAGTTCATAAAGCCCGATAATCTTGGCTGCCGTCGTGCCCGCAT
The sequence above is drawn from the Ensifer canadensis genome and encodes:
- a CDS encoding type IV secretion system lipoprotein VirB7, which encodes MKYCSLILFLALAACKTSDTLATCKGAAFQLNVERWQPTASDLQFECTGEPNEER